A window of Blastomonas sp. SL216 contains these coding sequences:
- a CDS encoding ABC transporter ATP-binding protein yields the protein MASSSEHHIMGAREAIRWMFSLLKGERNFLALALVYGVAISVLSLATPISVQMLINSVANTALVTPLVTLAGTLLGLLLIAVMLSALRIYTMELFARRFYARQVAEITIRSIHARNPFFEDSKRQDLFNRYFDVNTVQKAVPSLLIGGFTIILQSAVGFAVTAFYHPFFLAFNLIVIGLAVLILLVWTRGAVRSGIALSHAKYDAARWLENVGASNGFYKSGRHVDYALDGSEEVTATYVTAKAKHFRYTMSQTVAFLLLYALASSGLLALGGWLVIQGELSIGQLVAAELILSAAFFGLGQMGAYLDTTYDLIAAAEEIGLIYHIEQEEEAREGQDAIGGSDLVLRRVTHNATAPGITLDIAIPAGTQLIAQAQNHGIQRLFTHAMKRYLTPETGVVTLGGQDIAMVDMFRLRSEIIVLDRPTIVQASIRDYLRLAGPETTSGDVLKALTLVRLEDRVMRLPDGLDTQLSTSGWPLSYAEALRLKLAGAMLKCPRLLILTGLFDMIDPAILADVRKVMRAEGSTVIQFSYRPDVTPDCRYLWLGDDGQRIIDDPDEFLQIVDTKAEEAAHGNA from the coding sequence ATGGCATCATCTTCCGAACATCATATCATGGGCGCACGCGAGGCTATCCGCTGGATGTTCAGCCTGTTGAAGGGCGAACGCAACTTCCTCGCATTGGCGCTGGTCTATGGCGTGGCGATTTCCGTGCTGTCACTGGCAACACCGATCTCGGTGCAGATGCTGATCAATTCGGTCGCCAACACCGCGCTCGTCACGCCGCTGGTGACGCTGGCAGGCACCTTGCTGGGCCTGCTGCTGATCGCGGTGATGCTGTCGGCGCTGCGCATCTACACGATGGAGCTGTTCGCCCGCCGCTTCTATGCGCGCCAGGTGGCAGAGATCACCATACGCTCGATCCATGCGCGCAATCCGTTTTTTGAGGACAGCAAGCGCCAGGACCTGTTCAACCGCTATTTCGATGTGAACACGGTGCAAAAGGCCGTGCCCAGCCTGCTGATCGGCGGCTTCACCATCATCCTGCAATCGGCGGTCGGCTTTGCGGTCACGGCTTTCTATCACCCGTTCTTCCTGGCCTTCAACCTGATCGTCATCGGACTGGCGGTGCTCATCCTGCTGGTCTGGACGCGCGGTGCCGTGCGCTCGGGCATCGCGCTCAGCCATGCCAAATATGACGCCGCCCGCTGGTTGGAGAATGTCGGCGCGTCGAACGGCTTCTACAAATCGGGTCGCCATGTCGATTACGCGCTCGATGGGTCTGAGGAAGTGACCGCGACCTATGTCACCGCCAAGGCCAAGCATTTCCGCTATACCATGTCGCAGACTGTGGCGTTCCTGCTGCTTTATGCCCTCGCAAGCTCCGGCCTGCTGGCGCTGGGTGGCTGGCTGGTCATCCAGGGCGAGCTGTCGATCGGCCAGCTGGTGGCGGCCGAACTGATTCTCTCCGCCGCGTTCTTCGGCTTGGGGCAGATGGGCGCCTATCTTGATACCACCTATGATCTGATCGCGGCCGCCGAAGAGATCGGCCTGATCTACCATATCGAGCAGGAAGAAGAGGCGCGCGAGGGGCAGGATGCGATCGGCGGCAGCGATCTGGTGCTGCGCCGCGTGACGCATAACGCCACTGCGCCCGGGATCACGCTCGACATCGCCATCCCCGCCGGCACGCAGTTGATCGCGCAGGCCCAGAACCACGGCATCCAGCGGCTGTTCACCCATGCAATGAAGCGCTACCTCACGCCGGAAACGGGCGTCGTCACGCTCGGCGGGCAGGATATCGCGATGGTCGACATGTTCCGCCTGCGCAGCGAGATCATCGTCCTCGACAGGCCGACGATCGTGCAGGCCAGCATCCGCGACTATCTGCGGCTGGCAGGCCCCGAGACCACATCGGGCGATGTGCTGAAGGCGCTGACGCTGGTGCGGTTGGAAGACCGCGTGATGCGTCTGCCCGACGGGCTGGATACGCAGCTTTCGACCAGCGGCTGGCCACTATCCTATGCCGAAGCATTGCGGCTGAAGCTGGCAGGCGCGATGCTGAAATGCCCGAGGCTGCTGATTCTCACCGGCCTGTTCGACATGATCGACCCCGCCATCCTGGCCGATGTCCGCAAGGTGATGCGTGCGGAAGGCTCCACGGTGATTCAGTTCAGCTATCGTCCCGATGTCACGCCCGATTGCCGCTATCTGTGGCTGGGCGATGATGGACAAAGGATCATAGACGACCCCGACGAGTTCCTTCAGATCGTCGACACCAAGGCAGAGGAGGCAGCCCATGGCAACGCGTGA
- the uvrA gene encoding excinuclease ABC subunit UvrA, with protein sequence MLTHISVRGAREHNLKGVDIDLPRDQLIVITGLSGSGKSSLAFDTIYAEGQRRYVESLSAYARQFLEMMQKPDVEHIDGLSPAISIEQKTTSRNPRSTVATVTEIYDYMRLLWARVGVPYSPATGLPITAQTVSMMVDRVMALPEGTRFYLLAPVVRGRKGEYRKELAEWQKAGFTRVRIDGEMYEIDAAPALDKKYKHDIEVVVDRMAVRAKDDSGGIETRLADSFETALKLADGLAYVDLADGTVSALSPSGEREEPRSGGGRGENASDATAPLPTLPPKGERAQKGMKNAGIPDNRIIFSERFACPVSGFTIEAIEPRLFSFNAPQGACPACDGLGEKMYFDPQLVVPNEELSLKKGAIVPWAKSNPPSPYYMQVLASLGREFGFSLETPWQQLSGEVRLIILHGTAGKPVTLRFQDGRKSYEVKKPFEGVIGNLNRRLLQTDSAWMREELGKYQTAQPCEVCDGARLKPEALSVKVAGEDISISTRRSVADALQFFETLNDKLGPQQQQIAKAILKEIIERLGFLNNVGLDYLNLDRTSGTLSGGESQRIRLASQIGSGLSGVLYVLDEPSIGLHQKDNDRLLVTLKRLRDLGNTVIVVEHDEDAIRTADYIVDLGPGAGVHGGEVVAKGTLKELLKAKDSLTAQYLTGERRIEVPKKRRKGNGKKLTVHNARANNLTGVTASIPLGTFTCITGVSGSGKSSFTIDTLFAGAARALNGARIIAGPHDKITGLEHCDKVIDIDQSPIGRTPRSNPATYTGAFTNIRDWFAGLPEALARGYKPGRFSFNVKGGRCEKCQGDGVIKIEMHFLPDVYVTCEECGGKRYNRETLEVKFKGHSIADVLDMTVEDAVEFFKAVPPIRDKMAMLWEVGLGYVKVGQQATTLSGGEAQRVKLAKELSRRSTGQTLYILDEPTTGLHFEDVRKLLEVLHRLVDQGNSVVVIEHNLDVIKTADWIIDMGPEGGVKGGEVVAEGTPEQVAKVARSYTGQYLAPLLKR encoded by the coding sequence ATGCTCACTCACATCTCTGTGCGCGGCGCGCGCGAACACAATCTCAAGGGCGTGGACATCGATCTGCCGCGCGATCAGCTGATCGTGATTACCGGGCTGTCAGGCAGCGGCAAATCCAGCCTGGCCTTCGACACCATCTATGCCGAGGGTCAGCGGCGCTATGTCGAGTCGCTCTCGGCCTATGCGCGCCAGTTCCTGGAGATGATGCAGAAGCCCGATGTCGAGCATATCGACGGCCTCAGCCCCGCAATCAGCATCGAGCAGAAGACCACCAGCCGCAACCCGCGTTCGACCGTGGCCACGGTCACCGAGATCTACGATTACATGCGCCTGCTATGGGCGCGGGTCGGCGTGCCCTATTCGCCCGCGACAGGCCTTCCGATCACCGCGCAGACGGTCAGCATGATGGTCGACCGGGTGATGGCGCTGCCCGAAGGGACGCGCTTCTACCTGCTCGCGCCCGTCGTGCGCGGCCGCAAGGGCGAATATCGCAAGGAGCTGGCCGAATGGCAAAAGGCCGGCTTCACCCGCGTGCGGATCGACGGCGAGATGTACGAGATCGACGCCGCGCCTGCGCTCGACAAGAAGTACAAGCACGACATCGAGGTGGTCGTCGATCGCATGGCGGTGCGCGCCAAAGACGATAGTGGGGGCATAGAGACGCGTCTCGCCGACAGCTTCGAGACCGCGCTGAAGCTTGCCGACGGCTTGGCCTATGTCGATCTGGCGGACGGGACGGTAAGTGCCCTCTCCCCTTCAGGGGAGAGGGAGGAGCCGCGCAGCGGCGGAGGGAGAGGGGAAAATGCATCCGATGCGACTGCCCCCCTCCCAACCCTCCCCCCTAAAGGGGAGAGGGCGCAGAAAGGCATGAAGAATGCCGGCATTCCCGACAACCGCATCATCTTTTCCGAACGCTTTGCCTGCCCGGTCTCCGGCTTTACCATCGAGGCGATCGAGCCGCGGCTGTTCTCGTTCAACGCGCCGCAGGGGGCCTGCCCGGCGTGCGACGGTCTGGGGGAGAAGATGTATTTCGATCCGCAGCTCGTTGTGCCCAACGAAGAGCTGAGCCTCAAAAAGGGTGCGATCGTGCCCTGGGCCAAGTCGAACCCGCCCTCGCCTTATTACATGCAGGTGCTCGCCAGCCTGGGCCGCGAATTCGGCTTCTCGCTCGAAACGCCGTGGCAGCAGCTGTCCGGCGAGGTGCGGCTGATCATCCTGCACGGCACCGCCGGCAAGCCGGTGACGCTGCGCTTCCAGGACGGTCGCAAGAGCTATGAGGTCAAGAAGCCGTTCGAGGGCGTGATCGGCAATCTCAACCGCCGCCTGCTGCAGACCGACAGCGCGTGGATGCGCGAGGAACTGGGCAAATATCAGACCGCGCAGCCCTGCGAAGTGTGCGACGGCGCGCGCCTCAAGCCCGAGGCGCTGTCCGTCAAGGTCGCAGGCGAAGACATTTCGATCTCGACCCGGCGGTCGGTGGCCGATGCGCTCCAGTTCTTCGAGACGCTCAACGACAAGCTGGGTCCGCAGCAGCAGCAGATCGCCAAGGCGATCCTCAAGGAAATCATCGAGCGGCTGGGCTTCCTCAACAATGTCGGGCTCGATTATCTCAATCTCGACCGGACCAGCGGCACGCTGTCCGGCGGGGAATCGCAGCGCATCCGCCTCGCCAGCCAGATCGGCAGCGGGCTGTCGGGCGTGCTCTATGTTCTCGACGAACCGAGCATCGGCCTGCACCAGAAGGACAATGACCGGCTGCTGGTGACGCTCAAGCGGCTGCGCGATCTGGGCAATACCGTGATCGTGGTCGAGCATGACGAGGATGCGATCCGCACCGCGGATTATATCGTCGATCTGGGCCCTGGCGCGGGTGTGCACGGCGGAGAGGTCGTGGCGAAAGGCACGCTGAAAGAACTGCTGAAGGCGAAGGATTCGCTCACCGCGCAATATCTGACCGGCGAGCGCCGCATCGAGGTGCCAAAGAAGCGCCGCAAGGGCAATGGCAAGAAGCTGACCGTCCACAATGCGCGCGCCAACAACCTGACCGGGGTGACGGCCTCGATCCCGCTCGGCACCTTTACCTGCATCACCGGCGTTTCGGGATCGGGCAAGTCGAGCTTCACCATCGACACGCTGTTTGCCGGCGCGGCGCGCGCGCTCAATGGCGCGCGGATCATCGCCGGGCCGCATGACAAGATCACGGGTCTCGAACATTGCGACAAGGTGATCGATATCGATCAGTCGCCGATCGGCCGCACCCCGCGGTCCAACCCGGCGACCTATACCGGGGCTTTCACCAATATCCGCGACTGGTTCGCCGGACTGCCCGAAGCGCTGGCGCGTGGCTACAAGCCCGGGCGGTTCAGCTTCAACGTCAAGGGCGGGCGCTGCGAGAAGTGCCAGGGCGATGGCGTCATCAAGATCGAGATGCACTTCCTGCCCGATGTTTACGTCACTTGCGAGGAATGCGGTGGAAAGCGCTATAATCGCGAGACTTTGGAAGTGAAGTTCAAGGGGCATTCGATCGCCGACGTGCTCGACATGACGGTCGAGGATGCGGTCGAGTTCTTCAAGGCGGTCCCGCCGATCCGGGACAAGATGGCGATGCTGTGGGAAGTGGGCCTCGGCTATGTGAAGGTCGGCCAGCAGGCAACCACCCTGTCCGGCGGCGAGGCGCAGCGCGTCAAGCTTGCCAAGGAACTGTCCCGCCGTTCGACCGGCCAGACGCTGTACATTCTCGACGAGCCCACCACCGGCCTGCATTTCGAGGATGTCCGCAAGCTGCTCGAGGTGCTGCACCGGCTGGTCGATCAGGGCAACAGCGTGGTGGTGATCGAGCACAATCTCGACGTCATCAAGACCGCCGACTGGATCATCGACATGGGCCCCGAAGGTGGGGTCAAGGGTGGCGAAGTGGTGGCCGAAGGCACGCCCGAGCAGGTCGCGAAGGTCGCAAGAAGCTATACCGGCCAGTATCTGGCGCCGCTTCTGAAACGGTGA
- a CDS encoding HAMP domain-containing sensor histidine kinase, with amino-acid sequence MNARQPNPSVLADTPHAASLKAHVDRDGRLLRADGALADLHASLGGAPGEMLAVPALLDLARHAMRLGMHLSRPVTAAGPAELIDMWCECAPESEGVALVITQWRARALAPASETAPLAGPLPPLADALRVRVDPLGRILHVDTPMGLSAEWQPEKSTLKPVGSLLMHEDGGPLVLADCQNGARVRIVGDDRAWALQRVRDDQAAGWHLILTEAPALTETAQAAPLPPLFDGDRLARMFGSQIGPALRQPIGRIIANAETIGGRLEGPLRADYASYAGDIASAGRHLLALIDDLADLEAIEASGFSAAREPVDMADLARRAAGLLALKAADRSIRIDKPSEDESLPAIGEFRRVLQVLLNLLGNAINYAPDGSMIWLRLDDGPDWASVTVADQGPGMTDEEQQRLFNKWERLGRSGDGGSGLGLYISRRLALAMDGDLTVESAPGQGARFTLVLPKTG; translated from the coding sequence GTGAACGCCCGGCAACCCAATCCTTCCGTGCTGGCAGACACGCCGCACGCAGCGTCGCTGAAAGCGCATGTCGACCGCGACGGTCGGCTGCTGCGCGCCGACGGAGCACTGGCGGACCTGCATGCCAGCCTGGGCGGTGCCCCGGGCGAAATGCTCGCCGTACCCGCCCTGCTCGATCTGGCGCGACACGCGATGCGGCTCGGCATGCACCTGTCGCGCCCTGTCACTGCGGCAGGTCCGGCTGAACTGATCGATATGTGGTGCGAATGCGCGCCGGAGTCCGAAGGTGTGGCGCTGGTCATCACCCAGTGGCGCGCGCGCGCGCTGGCACCGGCGAGCGAGACGGCACCATTGGCAGGACCCCTGCCACCCTTGGCCGATGCGCTGCGGGTCCGCGTCGATCCGCTCGGCCGTATTCTGCATGTCGATACGCCCATGGGCCTTTCTGCCGAATGGCAGCCCGAGAAGAGCACGCTCAAGCCCGTGGGTTCGCTGCTGATGCACGAAGACGGCGGCCCGCTGGTGCTCGCCGATTGCCAGAACGGCGCGCGCGTCCGCATCGTCGGCGATGACCGCGCATGGGCGCTGCAACGGGTGCGCGACGATCAGGCAGCGGGCTGGCACCTGATCCTGACCGAAGCACCGGCGCTCACCGAGACCGCGCAGGCCGCGCCGCTGCCGCCGCTGTTCGACGGCGACCGACTCGCGCGGATGTTCGGCAGCCAGATCGGCCCGGCCTTGCGCCAGCCGATCGGCCGGATCATCGCCAATGCCGAGACCATCGGTGGCCGACTAGAGGGCCCGTTGCGCGCGGATTACGCGAGCTATGCGGGCGATATCGCATCGGCAGGACGGCATCTGCTGGCGCTGATCGACGACCTGGCCGACCTTGAAGCGATCGAGGCGAGCGGCTTCAGTGCCGCTCGCGAACCCGTGGATATGGCAGATCTGGCGCGCCGCGCAGCCGGGCTGCTTGCGCTCAAGGCCGCCGACCGCTCGATCCGCATCGACAAGCCCTCCGAGGATGAAAGCCTGCCCGCGATCGGCGAATTCCGCCGCGTGCTGCAGGTGCTGCTCAACTTGCTCGGCAATGCCATCAACTATGCACCCGACGGGTCGATGATCTGGCTGCGTCTCGACGATGGCCCCGATTGGGCCAGCGTCACCGTGGCCGACCAGGGGCCGGGCATGACCGATGAAGAGCAGCAGCGGCTGTTCAACAAATGGGAACGGCTGGGCCGCAGCGGCGATGGCGGCAGCGGCCTGGGACTGTACATCTCGCGCAGGCTGGCGCTGGCGATGGACGGCGACCTGACGGTCGAAAGCGCGCCCGGTCAGGGGGCGCGCTTTACACTGGTACTTCCGAAAACGGGATGA
- a CDS encoding Hpt domain-containing protein, with amino-acid sequence MAYESGALNAALAAAVGSDPDLLAELRGAFIESAARQIDLLGRARCDANWHFAALRLKSLAASFGVQGIVDLADQALEGAPGDPVVLRDLATAMRDFGEISPNSM; translated from the coding sequence ATGGCGTATGAATCCGGAGCTTTGAACGCGGCCTTGGCTGCAGCCGTCGGCAGCGATCCCGACCTTCTCGCAGAACTGCGCGGCGCGTTCATCGAAAGCGCGGCGCGGCAGATCGATCTGCTGGGCCGGGCGCGATGCGATGCCAACTGGCATTTCGCCGCCCTTCGCCTGAAGAGCCTCGCAGCCAGCTTTGGCGTGCAGGGCATTGTCGATCTGGCCGATCAAGCGCTGGAGGGTGCTCCCGGCGATCCGGTGGTGCTCCGTGACCTCGCCACCGCGATGCGCGATTTCGGCGAAATCTCACCCAACTCCATGTAA
- a CDS encoding efflux transporter outer membrane subunit, which translates to MMFKTRLLACAALSASLAACTVGPDFERPATPSTAAQGFAEGADPRFAQSPLPEGWWRLFEDPALDALVTKALARNTSVREASANLRRARALIREARARQLPSVNASGSANTNQVGTGANAGVGFAPPEPLTFDFYQLASDASYEIDLFGGVRRSVEATRGDALAAQADLDAARVSVAAEVARTYALACSSRLQADIARESLATQQRTLDLNQRLFTAGRGQRRDVANAELLVAQAQAQVPQFEAEQRAALYALATLTGDTPSSIDAAAAACTTPPKVRTPIPVGDGAALLARRPDVRAAEARLAADTARVGVATAALYPSISLAGSLSIGGTSPGALTESNNLGFSLGPLISWSIPIDGAARARVNAASAQADARLAAFDGAVLTALQETEQALARLKAAVEQEAALSAAAKAAEEVARITRIRFRAGRDNALQLLEVERNLLTARAASGSAAASRAEAEVSLFRALGGGWENAPPVQEVSATRRD; encoded by the coding sequence ATGATGTTCAAAACCCGCCTGCTCGCCTGCGCCGCGTTGAGCGCAAGCCTGGCCGCCTGCACCGTCGGCCCGGATTTCGAGCGCCCCGCCACGCCCTCCACAGCGGCGCAGGGCTTTGCCGAAGGCGCCGATCCGCGCTTTGCCCAGAGCCCGTTGCCCGAGGGTTGGTGGCGTCTGTTCGAAGATCCGGCGCTCGACGCACTGGTCACCAAAGCACTGGCCCGCAACACCAGCGTGCGTGAGGCGAGCGCCAATCTGCGCCGTGCGCGCGCGCTGATCCGCGAGGCCAGGGCGCGGCAGCTGCCCAGCGTCAATGCCAGCGGATCGGCCAATACCAACCAAGTCGGCACCGGGGCCAATGCCGGCGTCGGCTTTGCCCCGCCCGAACCGTTGACCTTTGATTTCTATCAGCTTGCCAGCGATGCCTCCTATGAAATCGACCTTTTCGGCGGCGTTCGCCGCTCGGTCGAGGCGACGCGCGGCGATGCGCTGGCGGCGCAGGCAGATCTGGACGCGGCCCGGGTCAGCGTGGCGGCAGAGGTCGCGCGCACTTATGCGCTCGCATGTTCGAGCAGGCTGCAGGCCGATATCGCCCGCGAATCGCTGGCCACCCAGCAGCGCACGCTCGACCTCAACCAGCGGCTGTTCACGGCAGGCCGCGGCCAGCGGCGCGATGTCGCCAATGCCGAGCTGCTGGTCGCCCAGGCACAGGCGCAGGTGCCGCAGTTCGAGGCCGAACAGCGCGCGGCGCTTTATGCGCTCGCAACGCTGACCGGCGACACGCCCAGCAGCATCGATGCCGCCGCAGCCGCGTGCACCACGCCGCCCAAGGTCCGCACCCCGATCCCGGTGGGCGATGGCGCCGCGCTGCTGGCGCGCCGTCCCGATGTGCGCGCGGCCGAGGCCCGGCTGGCAGCCGATACCGCACGCGTGGGCGTTGCGACGGCGGCGCTCTATCCATCGATAAGCCTGGCAGGCTCGCTCTCGATCGGCGGCACCTCACCCGGAGCGCTGACCGAGTCGAACAATCTGGGCTTTTCGCTCGGCCCGCTCATCTCATGGTCGATCCCGATCGATGGCGCGGCCCGGGCACGGGTCAATGCTGCTTCGGCCCAGGCCGATGCCCGGCTCGCGGCGTTTGATGGTGCCGTGCTGACCGCGCTGCAGGAAACCGAACAGGCGCTCGCCCGTCTGAAGGCGGCTGTCGAACAGGAAGCGGCGCTGAGCGCCGCTGCCAAGGCGGCTGAAGAGGTCGCCCGCATCACCCGCATCCGCTTCCGTGCCGGTCGCGACAATGCGCTGCAGCTGCTCGAGGTCGAACGCAACCTGCTGACCGCCCGCGCCGCCAGCGGATCGGCGGCAGCCTCGCGCGCAGAGGCGGAAGTATCGCTGTTCCGCGCGCTGGGCGGCGGCTGGGAGAATGCTCCGCCGGTTCAGGAGGTCAGCGCGACCAGGCGCGACTGA